The following proteins are co-located in the Paralichthys olivaceus isolate ysfri-2021 chromosome 10, ASM2471397v2, whole genome shotgun sequence genome:
- the LOC138411945 gene encoding LIM domain only protein 7-like — MAACSIFSSFSCSFIRFTCMHSSPLCPFLSSGPCCSPHIQPHTPPQLPETQPPLLQPPPLVFPPVDPASGPRLVKCERWPLLGRHDPREPPDPFDYESMFPDLENDDMFARRTLAFQSNTDLAMMKSQLPHKRRLYTSEPQLNIITQQHGRGGTEESDFPDIEQDDVVYRKEKTQQTQRPLSGAPDNYAPMPIPEPWALPPDLKARLLCPPCPLTQEAATIKEDEVEKEPRPKTDDMLVRKLGACSDQSQSANQMTPSVPSSCSEGDLQRWQAIREASRLRYKKRLLVERLAALKL, encoded by the coding sequence ATGGCTGCTTGTAGtatcttttcctccttttcttgcTCTTTCATCCGGTTCACATGCATGCACTCATCAcctctctgtccttttctttcctccggCCCGTGCTGCAGTCCTCACATCCAACCACACACTCCCCCACAGCTCCCCGAGACACAGCCCCCTCTGTTACAGCCTCCCCCTCTGGTGTTCCCCCCAGTGGACCCCGCCTCAGGTCCCAGGCTGGTCAAATGCGAGAGGTGGCCTCTCCTGGGGCGCCACGACCCCCGGGAGCCGCCAGATCCTTTTGATTATGAGAGCATGTTCCCCGACCTGGAAAACGATGACATGTTTGCCAGGCGGACCCTGGCCTTCCAGTCCAACACGGACCTGGCAATGATGAAGTCTCAGCTGCCCCACAAACGCCGTCTCTACACATCCGAGCCGCAGCTCAATATCATCACCCAGCAACACGGCCGTGGCGGGACAGAGGAGAGCGACTTCCCTGACATCGAGCAGGACGATGTGGTGTATCGTAAGGAGAAAACCCAGCAGACTCAGCGACCACTTTCAGGAGCCCCTGACAACTACGCCCCCATGCCCATCCCGGAGCCCTGGGCTCTGCCTCCTGACCTCAAAGCCAGACTCCTCTGCCCGCCATGCCCTCTGACCCAGGAAGCAGCAACAATTAAAGAGGATGAGGTTGAGAAAGAGCCGCGTCCTAAAACGGATGACATGCTGGTTCGTAAGCTCGGAGCTTGTTCTGATCAGAGCCAATCGGCCAATCAGATGACTCCCTCAGTGCCTTCTTCCTGTAGCGAAGGTGACCTGCAGAGGTGGCAGGCTATCAGAGAAGCCAGTCGGCTGAGATATAAGAAGAGGCTCTTGGTGGAGAGGCTAGCTGCTCTGAAGCTGTAG